Proteins found in one Lycium ferocissimum isolate CSIRO_LF1 chromosome 6, AGI_CSIRO_Lferr_CH_V1, whole genome shotgun sequence genomic segment:
- the LOC132060163 gene encoding uncharacterized protein LOC132060163, with protein sequence MLAKGKMGEDLLTTLTIESNHLSTLLSMDSGSSSHDELERELIRTVNHLQAPDINLPLEPSPPPPSWNDTCDMLDVGFGAQHYEVETNINVTKVGKKCAKRLDSIWGAWFFFSFYFKPALNEKSKGKNGVSPRYDKSDLKQDVFLVQHDMENMYMWVFKDRPENALGKMQLRSYMNGHSRQGESPFPFTADKGFVRSHKMQRKHYRGLSNPQCLHGIEVVRSPNLTGLDKEEQKKWMELTGRDMNFSIPAEASDFESWRCLPNTEFELERAPNSIPRPERLLNGSSLNLSTRHANHVNGEGLNNILAVCNKRKKNGFSPNSQHPERLPDIHPISPPWLRDFSGAMQMASGPVTAAKTIYEDDAGFLILVSMPFVDLKSVKVTWRNTISHGIVKISCISTGCIPIIKRQNRTFKLSDPAPEHCPSGEFVREIPLRTRIPEDAKLEAYGDETGTMLEIHVPKQRVGPEEHEVLVCLRPSPWTTHAYVDLTEAMA encoded by the coding sequence ATGCTTGCAAAGGGGAAAATGGGTGAAGATCTCCTAACAACGTTAACCATTGAAAGCAATCATTTGTCCACCCTTTTGTCCATGGATTCTGGTTCATCATCTCATGATGAATTGGAGAGAGAATTGATCCGGACTGTTAACCATCTACAGGCGCCTGATATTAATCTCCCGCTCGAGCCTAGCCCTCCTCCTCCGTCGTGGAATGATACGTGTGATATGCTAGATGTTGGCTTTGGTGCCCAACATTACGAGGTCGAGACGAATATTAATGTCACAAAGGTCGGGAAGAAGTGTGCTAAACGGCTTGATAGTATTTGGGGCGCTTGGTTTTTCTTCAGTTTTTACTTTAAGCCAGCTCTGAATGAGAAGTCAAAGGGAAAGAATGGGGTTTCTCCTCGGTATGATAAATCGGATTTGAAGCAAGATGTTTTCCTTGTTCAGCATGATATGGAGAATATGTACATGTGGGTTTTCAAGGACAGGCCTGAAAATGCTCTTGGCAAGATGCAATTGAGGAGTTACATGAACGGTCATTCGCGACAGGGAGAGAGTCCCTTTCCGTTCACTGCAGATAAAGGTTTCGTTCGGTCTCATAAAATGCAAAGGAAACATTACCGGGGTCTTTCGAACCCTCAGTGCCTTcatggaattgaagttgttagGTCACCTAATCTTACGGGTCTTGATAAGGAGGAGCAAAAAAAGTGGATGGAGCTTACGGGCCGAGACATGAACTTTTCGATTCCCGCTGAAGCTAGCGACTTTGAGTCGTGGAGGTGCCTTCCGAATACAGAATTTGAGCTCGAGCGAGCCCCTAATTCGATTCCCCGTCCAGAAAGATTGTTAAATGGCTCCAGTCTGAATCTATCTACTCGACATGCAAACCATGTAAACGGAGAAGGATTAAACAACATTTTGGCTGTCTGTAATAAGAGGAAGAAAAATGGATTTTCGCCTAATAGTCAACATCCTGAGAGGCTTCCGGATATCCATCCGATTTCCCCACCATGGCTAAGAGATTTTTCTGGTGCTATGCAAATGGCGTCTGGTCCTGTTACAGCTGCAAAAACTATTTATGAGGACGACGCGGGGTTCTTGATACTTGTTAGCATGCCTTTTGTGGATCTAAAAAGTGTCAAAGTTACTTGGAGGAACACCATCTCTCATGGGATTGTGAAGATATCTTGTATCAGCACAGGATGTATTCCTATCATCAAAAGGCAAAACAGGACTTTCAAGCTATCAGATCCAGCTCCCGAGCACTGCCCTTCAGGGGAATTTGTCAGAGAAATCCCTCTTAGGACTCGCATTCCGGAAGACGCTAAACTAGAAGCGTATGGAGATGAGACCGGGACTATGCTCGAAATTCATGTGCCTAAGCAGCGTGTAGGACCAGAAGAGCATGAGGTTCTAGTGTGCCTTCGCCCCTCGCCTTGGACCACACATGCGTATGTTGATTTGACGGAAGCAATGGCTTGA